A window of Bos taurus isolate L1 Dominette 01449 registration number 42190680 breed Hereford chromosome 8, ARS-UCD2.0, whole genome shotgun sequence contains these coding sequences:
- the FAM205A gene encoding protein SPATA31F1 isoform X1 produces the protein MLIPTSVLWDLGYLLYIYGSIFIIILTIWQVKESYHGLTEHKRSFCPSHRKVRQGARDAASRARRLSQEEAEKPWELLSVMRSYTHSRADPWTLLTLPPLVLSSGSQDWLPQEGSVRQLLCEDPCCQTCNGMALEIQQVLAEENTLVSPTSGGPAQGSSCLEVLSTPKVSFQQSMEHHSPHSKDLSHPSANFTVSQKSLAQSVAQSTGTAGIHDYWAEQLKLRQGFQMPEVPGVPETMLSSRFEEPRVSVNLQEIIQSHPNLVYGNQGQQPLNTQVSLLTLNREITALTHPVALNMVTVLPAHLPFLSPEVLRLLEVHVRRLMHFQRWGLPRRVEESLRQLMPNPPLFCHPVHNQPVSFIQNDISQFSVEKFRTISYQNWGSCIAGQPTQAFWVSEWSIMDPEQRQYDQISNRMTLASPYVALKELRGLYLMPGQQASDSEGPVQLKYSQLFCGLPSLHSESLVDTFLGYQGLSMNGSMSKHSLKYPFLFKELSCFPLMPKTLLQSVLPSSPSSPNWTAPPEHQQAQISSPLLTLDECEALESHLLQRQLQLRWDFPDVFQRDQHTESPVQCKPSDQAQSSETGKTSWPGQPVSIITKKLFFPEQARRLLEFHLQRQLVHDRSSLPWKIQRSLQLLLPSAGQQTLSRSSTALDNVNVPQPTDLEGTGVGNPLPAIKGPASVPMPHVIDQAKATLQSHVDSKCEEIHQGKVPVCICGSCEFRIPGGLQVAPFTCIQESKPLELQAADDLDQRQEVTPWMPTALDQHQQASSDALIKHPKLPWALSQGAIEKLKTTLQHKYLAFLSGLPALYYVALSRAMAPAITSPAMKTEMVPGPVQFPTEPLTQVPSPEEQGLSPGPGFQDGNEACADAAGEFQAEVQIEEIIKMVPQESQTGPVRPCSLKEPILAKLNFHLRKKILEIQLGIPLKARASREKTVAMPKDMCTQESPGKLDNQGKPPLQDLPIPPDTPRSPDPEWLHLTEELATELKTVPQKQKQHHSSAAHCDSVHWATQISQSSGDMTEAKAQVLCAQLEASVNNPSLEEPQSSEPQRPDKSKDSAQVPTLAEKRKKLGKPKSVGEHGEGDASFTLSSTREKNHSTEAQRPEGVLLNRTPHSSCCQRRHFHFDAPCQHSPQHHPQLKLPELPPGVPEGKDSEKNDPRASQAKLNVILKPARVPENAQVVPQVSQGQPFLGQLTPGNPLRGHTLHGQMLQGPVMPGYTHQRPSLPDSGFRNKMKSFLHCINLKTKGKGHKESTSSTSEKMANTRKVNVTKSLAPAKSPKERTKTEKTRGDLKAQFPPPEKQMGLVFTDIPRSLDSKFWHHSHSHQLHSASVLSNPHHCPRHCPRVVCATQPGNPP, from the exons ATGCTGATCCCGACTTCTGTTCTGTGGGATTTAGGGTATCTCTTATATATCTATGGTTCCATCTTCATTATTATCCTAACTATCTGGCAAGTGAAAGAGAGTTACCATGGATTAACAGAACATAAAAGGAGCTTCTGCCCG agtCACCGAAAAGTCAGACAAGGGGCTAGAGATGCAGCGTCAAGAG CTAGGAGACTTTCCCAGGAAGAAGCTGAGAAGCCGTGGGAGCTGCTTTCTGTCATGAGAAG CTACACCCATTCAAGGGCAGACCCCTGGACCCTGCTGACATTACCTCCTCTGGTTCTGTCTTCAGGGAG CCAGGACTGGCTTCCTCAAGAGGGGAGTGTGCGGCAGCTCCTGTGTGAAGATCCCTGCTGCCAAACCTGCAACGGCATGGCTCTGGAGATTCAGCAGGTGCTGGCAGAGGAGAATACCCTGGTCTCCCCCACTTCAGGGGGGCCAGCACAGGGCTCCTCTTGCCTAGAGGTTTTGTCCACTCCTAAAGTTTCTTTCCAGCAGAGTATGGAGCATCATTCCCCACACTCCAAAGACCTTTCACATCCATCTGCAAACTTCACAGTGTCACAGAAGTCCTTGGCACAGTCAGTGGCCCAGTCAACTGGTACAGCTGGCATCCATGATTACTGGGCTGAACAACTCAAGCTAAGGCAGGGATTTCAAATGCCAGAAGTGCCCGGGGTCCCAGAGACTATGCTTTCTTCGAGATTTGAGGAGCCAAGGGTTTCAGTGAACCTGCAGGAGATAATCCAGAGCCACCCCAACCTTGTCTATGGGAATCAAGGCCAGCAGCCCTTGAATACCCAGGTCTCTCTCCTGACCCTGAATCGAGAAATCACAGCTCTAACACATCCTGTGGCCTTAAATATGGTCACTGTTCTCCCTGCCCACCTGCCGTTCCTTAGTCCTGAAGTCCTGAGGCTTCTTGAGGTGCATGTAAGAAGACTGATGCATTTCCAGAGGTGGGGGCTCCCCAGACGTGTGGAAGAGTCCCTGAGGCAGCTTATGCCAAACCCGCCACTATTTTGCCACCCTGTACATAATCAACCAGTTTCTTTCATCCAGAATGATATTTCTCAGTTCTCTGTTGAGAAATTCAGGACCATTTCATACCAGAACTGGGGCTCATGTATAGCTGGCCAACCCACCCAGGCCTTCTGGGTTTCTGAATGGTCCATTATGGACCCAGAACAAAGACAGTATGACCAAATCTCAAACCGTATGACTCTAGCCTCACCCTATGTAGCTCTCAAAGAATTAAGGGGCCTTTATCTAATGCCTGGGCAACAGGCTAGTGATTCAGAGGGCCCTGTGCAGCTGAAATACAGCCAGCTATTCTGTGGCCTCCCTTCTCTGCACAGCGAGTCCCTGGTTGACACCTTCTTGGGTTATCAAGGCCTCTCCATGAACGGGAGCATGTCCAAGCACTCCTTGAAGTATCCTTTTCTCTTCAAGGAGCTCTCCTGCTTCCCTCTGATGCCTAAAACTCTGCTCCAGTCAGTTCTACCCTCTTCTCCATCTTCCCCAAATTGGACAGCTCCACCTGAGCACCAACAAGCTCAGATCAGTAGCCCCTTGCTGACTCTGGACGAATGTGAGGCCTTGGAGTCGCACCTGCTGCAGAGGCAGCTCCAGCTTCGGTGGGACTTTCCAGATGTTTTCCAGAGAGATCAGCACACTGAGAGCCCTGTGCAGTGTAAGCCCAGTGACCAAGCCCAATCTTCTGAGACTGGTAAAACTTCCTGGCCAGGTCAGCCTGTCTCCATCATCACAAAGAAACTATTCTTCCCGGAGCAGGCCAGGAGGCTGCTGGAATTCCACCTCCAGAGACAGTTGGTTCATGATCGCTCGAGCCTGCCCTGGAAGATCCAGCGGTCCCTCCAGTTGCtcctgccctctgctggccaGCAGACTCTGTCCAGGAGCAGCACAGCCCTGGACAATGTGAATGTCCCCCAACCCACAGATCTAGAGGGCACTGgggttggcaacccactcccagccATTAAGGGCCCAGCGTCAGTCCCTATGCCACATGTGATTGACCAGGCCAAGGCAACACTGCAGAGCCATGTTGACTCCAAATGCGAGGAGATTCACCAGGGCAAGGTTCCTGTCTGCATATGTGGCTCTTGCGAGTTCAGAATTCCTGGGGGCCTGCAAGTGGCTCCCTTCACCTGCATCCAAGAAAGCAAGCCCCTGGAACTACAGGCAGCAGATGACCTGGACCAACGACAGGAAGTTACACCCTGGATGCCAACAGCCCTTGACCAGCATCAACAAGCCTCATCAGATGCTCTCATTAAACATCCTAAGTTGCCCTGGGCCCTGTCTCAGGGAGCCATTGAGAAACTGAAGACAACTTTACAGCACAAGTATCTGGCCTTCTTGTCAGGGCTGCCTGCTCTTTATTATGTGGCTCTCTCCAGGGCTATGGCTCCAGCAATTACTTCCCCAGCTATGAAGACAGAGATGGTGCCTGGACCTGTCCAATTCCCAACAGAACCTCTGACTCAGGTGCCCTCACCTGAAGAGCAGGGTCTGAGTCCTGGGCCAGGCTTTCAAGATGGCAATGAGGCTTGTGCAGACGCTGCAGGTGAATTCCAGGCTGAAGTGCAGATAGAagagataatcaagatggtgccTCAAGAAAGCCAGACAGGGCCTGTGAGGCCCTGCTCACTCAAGGAACCTATCTTGGCTAAACTAAATTTCCATCTGAGAAAGAAGATCCTAGAGATACAACTGGGAATTCCCCTAAAGGCAAGGGCGTCCAGAGAAAAAACTGTAGCAATGCCAAAGGACATGTGCACACAGGAGTCTCCTGGGAAGCTAGACAACCAAGGAAAACCACCACTCCAGGATCTCCCCATCCCACCAGACACACCACGTTCCCCAGATCCAGAATGGCTCCACCTCACAGAAGAGCTAGCCACGGAGTTAAAGACAGTGCCTCAGAAACAGAAGCAACATCATTCCAGTGCAGCACACTGTGATTCTGTCCACTGGGCCACCCAGATCTCACAATCCAGTGGGGACATGACAGAGGCCAAAGCCCAGGTGCTTTGTGCTCAGCTGGAAGCCAGTGTGAACAACCCCAGCCTGGAGGAGCCCCAGAGCTCTGAACCCCAGAGGCCTGATAAGAGCAAGGACTCAGCCCAAGTTCCCACACtggcagaaaagagaaagaagctaGGCAAACCCAAATCAGTTGGGGAGCACGGAGAAGGGGATGCAAGCTTCACACTCTCCTCCACAAGAGAAAAAAACCACTCAACTGAAGCGCAGAGGCCAGAAGGGGTGCTCCTGAACAGGACACCCCACAGCTCCTGTTGCCAGAGACGTCATTTTCACTTTGATGCTCCCTGCCAGCACAGTCCTCAGCATCACCCTCAGCTTAAACTCCCAGAGCTACCTCCTGGAGTCCCtgagggaaaagactctgagaagAATGACCCGCGAGCCAGTCAAGCCAAGCTCAATGTCATCCTCAAACCAGCAAGAGTTCCTGAGAATGCCCAGGTGGTACCCCAGGTGTCACAGGGCCAGCCTTTCCTGGGCCAACTCACTCCAGGTAACCCATTGCGGGGCCACACTTTACATGGTCAGATGTTGCAGGGGCCAGTGATGCCAGGCTATACTCACCAGAGGCCCAGTCTTCCAGATTCTGGCTTTAGAAATAAGATGAAATCTTTTTTGCACTGTATTAACCtcaaaacaaaaggcaaaggacatAAGGAATCCACGTCCTCCACCTCTGAGAAAATGGCTAACACAAGAAAAGTAAATGTAACAAAGAGCCTGGCTCCAGCCAAAAGTCCCAAGGAGAGAACTAAGACAGAGAAGACAAGAGGGGACCTGAAGGCCCAATTTCCACCCCCTGAGAAGCAGATGGGCCTGGTCTTCACGGACATACCCCGGTCCCTGGACAGCAAGTTCTGGCACCACTCCCACTCGCATCAACTCCACTCAGCCTCTGTTCTGAGCAACCCCCACCACTGCCCTCGGCACTGTCCTCGAGTGGTTTGTGCCACACAACCAGGGAATCCACCATGA
- the FAM205A gene encoding protein SPATA31F1 isoform X2, which produces MLIPTSVLWDLGYLLYIYGSIFIIILTIWQVKESYHGLTEHKRSFCPSHRKVRQGARDAASRARRLSQEEAEKPWELLSVMRSQDWLPQEGSVRQLLCEDPCCQTCNGMALEIQQVLAEENTLVSPTSGGPAQGSSCLEVLSTPKVSFQQSMEHHSPHSKDLSHPSANFTVSQKSLAQSVAQSTGTAGIHDYWAEQLKLRQGFQMPEVPGVPETMLSSRFEEPRVSVNLQEIIQSHPNLVYGNQGQQPLNTQVSLLTLNREITALTHPVALNMVTVLPAHLPFLSPEVLRLLEVHVRRLMHFQRWGLPRRVEESLRQLMPNPPLFCHPVHNQPVSFIQNDISQFSVEKFRTISYQNWGSCIAGQPTQAFWVSEWSIMDPEQRQYDQISNRMTLASPYVALKELRGLYLMPGQQASDSEGPVQLKYSQLFCGLPSLHSESLVDTFLGYQGLSMNGSMSKHSLKYPFLFKELSCFPLMPKTLLQSVLPSSPSSPNWTAPPEHQQAQISSPLLTLDECEALESHLLQRQLQLRWDFPDVFQRDQHTESPVQCKPSDQAQSSETGKTSWPGQPVSIITKKLFFPEQARRLLEFHLQRQLVHDRSSLPWKIQRSLQLLLPSAGQQTLSRSSTALDNVNVPQPTDLEGTGVGNPLPAIKGPASVPMPHVIDQAKATLQSHVDSKCEEIHQGKVPVCICGSCEFRIPGGLQVAPFTCIQESKPLELQAADDLDQRQEVTPWMPTALDQHQQASSDALIKHPKLPWALSQGAIEKLKTTLQHKYLAFLSGLPALYYVALSRAMAPAITSPAMKTEMVPGPVQFPTEPLTQVPSPEEQGLSPGPGFQDGNEACADAAGEFQAEVQIEEIIKMVPQESQTGPVRPCSLKEPILAKLNFHLRKKILEIQLGIPLKARASREKTVAMPKDMCTQESPGKLDNQGKPPLQDLPIPPDTPRSPDPEWLHLTEELATELKTVPQKQKQHHSSAAHCDSVHWATQISQSSGDMTEAKAQVLCAQLEASVNNPSLEEPQSSEPQRPDKSKDSAQVPTLAEKRKKLGKPKSVGEHGEGDASFTLSSTREKNHSTEAQRPEGVLLNRTPHSSCCQRRHFHFDAPCQHSPQHHPQLKLPELPPGVPEGKDSEKNDPRASQAKLNVILKPARVPENAQVVPQVSQGQPFLGQLTPGNPLRGHTLHGQMLQGPVMPGYTHQRPSLPDSGFRNKMKSFLHCINLKTKGKGHKESTSSTSEKMANTRKVNVTKSLAPAKSPKERTKTEKTRGDLKAQFPPPEKQMGLVFTDIPRSLDSKFWHHSHSHQLHSASVLSNPHHCPRHCPRVVCATQPGNPP; this is translated from the exons ATGCTGATCCCGACTTCTGTTCTGTGGGATTTAGGGTATCTCTTATATATCTATGGTTCCATCTTCATTATTATCCTAACTATCTGGCAAGTGAAAGAGAGTTACCATGGATTAACAGAACATAAAAGGAGCTTCTGCCCG agtCACCGAAAAGTCAGACAAGGGGCTAGAGATGCAGCGTCAAGAG CTAGGAGACTTTCCCAGGAAGAAGCTGAGAAGCCGTGGGAGCTGCTTTCTGTCATGAGAAG CCAGGACTGGCTTCCTCAAGAGGGGAGTGTGCGGCAGCTCCTGTGTGAAGATCCCTGCTGCCAAACCTGCAACGGCATGGCTCTGGAGATTCAGCAGGTGCTGGCAGAGGAGAATACCCTGGTCTCCCCCACTTCAGGGGGGCCAGCACAGGGCTCCTCTTGCCTAGAGGTTTTGTCCACTCCTAAAGTTTCTTTCCAGCAGAGTATGGAGCATCATTCCCCACACTCCAAAGACCTTTCACATCCATCTGCAAACTTCACAGTGTCACAGAAGTCCTTGGCACAGTCAGTGGCCCAGTCAACTGGTACAGCTGGCATCCATGATTACTGGGCTGAACAACTCAAGCTAAGGCAGGGATTTCAAATGCCAGAAGTGCCCGGGGTCCCAGAGACTATGCTTTCTTCGAGATTTGAGGAGCCAAGGGTTTCAGTGAACCTGCAGGAGATAATCCAGAGCCACCCCAACCTTGTCTATGGGAATCAAGGCCAGCAGCCCTTGAATACCCAGGTCTCTCTCCTGACCCTGAATCGAGAAATCACAGCTCTAACACATCCTGTGGCCTTAAATATGGTCACTGTTCTCCCTGCCCACCTGCCGTTCCTTAGTCCTGAAGTCCTGAGGCTTCTTGAGGTGCATGTAAGAAGACTGATGCATTTCCAGAGGTGGGGGCTCCCCAGACGTGTGGAAGAGTCCCTGAGGCAGCTTATGCCAAACCCGCCACTATTTTGCCACCCTGTACATAATCAACCAGTTTCTTTCATCCAGAATGATATTTCTCAGTTCTCTGTTGAGAAATTCAGGACCATTTCATACCAGAACTGGGGCTCATGTATAGCTGGCCAACCCACCCAGGCCTTCTGGGTTTCTGAATGGTCCATTATGGACCCAGAACAAAGACAGTATGACCAAATCTCAAACCGTATGACTCTAGCCTCACCCTATGTAGCTCTCAAAGAATTAAGGGGCCTTTATCTAATGCCTGGGCAACAGGCTAGTGATTCAGAGGGCCCTGTGCAGCTGAAATACAGCCAGCTATTCTGTGGCCTCCCTTCTCTGCACAGCGAGTCCCTGGTTGACACCTTCTTGGGTTATCAAGGCCTCTCCATGAACGGGAGCATGTCCAAGCACTCCTTGAAGTATCCTTTTCTCTTCAAGGAGCTCTCCTGCTTCCCTCTGATGCCTAAAACTCTGCTCCAGTCAGTTCTACCCTCTTCTCCATCTTCCCCAAATTGGACAGCTCCACCTGAGCACCAACAAGCTCAGATCAGTAGCCCCTTGCTGACTCTGGACGAATGTGAGGCCTTGGAGTCGCACCTGCTGCAGAGGCAGCTCCAGCTTCGGTGGGACTTTCCAGATGTTTTCCAGAGAGATCAGCACACTGAGAGCCCTGTGCAGTGTAAGCCCAGTGACCAAGCCCAATCTTCTGAGACTGGTAAAACTTCCTGGCCAGGTCAGCCTGTCTCCATCATCACAAAGAAACTATTCTTCCCGGAGCAGGCCAGGAGGCTGCTGGAATTCCACCTCCAGAGACAGTTGGTTCATGATCGCTCGAGCCTGCCCTGGAAGATCCAGCGGTCCCTCCAGTTGCtcctgccctctgctggccaGCAGACTCTGTCCAGGAGCAGCACAGCCCTGGACAATGTGAATGTCCCCCAACCCACAGATCTAGAGGGCACTGgggttggcaacccactcccagccATTAAGGGCCCAGCGTCAGTCCCTATGCCACATGTGATTGACCAGGCCAAGGCAACACTGCAGAGCCATGTTGACTCCAAATGCGAGGAGATTCACCAGGGCAAGGTTCCTGTCTGCATATGTGGCTCTTGCGAGTTCAGAATTCCTGGGGGCCTGCAAGTGGCTCCCTTCACCTGCATCCAAGAAAGCAAGCCCCTGGAACTACAGGCAGCAGATGACCTGGACCAACGACAGGAAGTTACACCCTGGATGCCAACAGCCCTTGACCAGCATCAACAAGCCTCATCAGATGCTCTCATTAAACATCCTAAGTTGCCCTGGGCCCTGTCTCAGGGAGCCATTGAGAAACTGAAGACAACTTTACAGCACAAGTATCTGGCCTTCTTGTCAGGGCTGCCTGCTCTTTATTATGTGGCTCTCTCCAGGGCTATGGCTCCAGCAATTACTTCCCCAGCTATGAAGACAGAGATGGTGCCTGGACCTGTCCAATTCCCAACAGAACCTCTGACTCAGGTGCCCTCACCTGAAGAGCAGGGTCTGAGTCCTGGGCCAGGCTTTCAAGATGGCAATGAGGCTTGTGCAGACGCTGCAGGTGAATTCCAGGCTGAAGTGCAGATAGAagagataatcaagatggtgccTCAAGAAAGCCAGACAGGGCCTGTGAGGCCCTGCTCACTCAAGGAACCTATCTTGGCTAAACTAAATTTCCATCTGAGAAAGAAGATCCTAGAGATACAACTGGGAATTCCCCTAAAGGCAAGGGCGTCCAGAGAAAAAACTGTAGCAATGCCAAAGGACATGTGCACACAGGAGTCTCCTGGGAAGCTAGACAACCAAGGAAAACCACCACTCCAGGATCTCCCCATCCCACCAGACACACCACGTTCCCCAGATCCAGAATGGCTCCACCTCACAGAAGAGCTAGCCACGGAGTTAAAGACAGTGCCTCAGAAACAGAAGCAACATCATTCCAGTGCAGCACACTGTGATTCTGTCCACTGGGCCACCCAGATCTCACAATCCAGTGGGGACATGACAGAGGCCAAAGCCCAGGTGCTTTGTGCTCAGCTGGAAGCCAGTGTGAACAACCCCAGCCTGGAGGAGCCCCAGAGCTCTGAACCCCAGAGGCCTGATAAGAGCAAGGACTCAGCCCAAGTTCCCACACtggcagaaaagagaaagaagctaGGCAAACCCAAATCAGTTGGGGAGCACGGAGAAGGGGATGCAAGCTTCACACTCTCCTCCACAAGAGAAAAAAACCACTCAACTGAAGCGCAGAGGCCAGAAGGGGTGCTCCTGAACAGGACACCCCACAGCTCCTGTTGCCAGAGACGTCATTTTCACTTTGATGCTCCCTGCCAGCACAGTCCTCAGCATCACCCTCAGCTTAAACTCCCAGAGCTACCTCCTGGAGTCCCtgagggaaaagactctgagaagAATGACCCGCGAGCCAGTCAAGCCAAGCTCAATGTCATCCTCAAACCAGCAAGAGTTCCTGAGAATGCCCAGGTGGTACCCCAGGTGTCACAGGGCCAGCCTTTCCTGGGCCAACTCACTCCAGGTAACCCATTGCGGGGCCACACTTTACATGGTCAGATGTTGCAGGGGCCAGTGATGCCAGGCTATACTCACCAGAGGCCCAGTCTTCCAGATTCTGGCTTTAGAAATAAGATGAAATCTTTTTTGCACTGTATTAACCtcaaaacaaaaggcaaaggacatAAGGAATCCACGTCCTCCACCTCTGAGAAAATGGCTAACACAAGAAAAGTAAATGTAACAAAGAGCCTGGCTCCAGCCAAAAGTCCCAAGGAGAGAACTAAGACAGAGAAGACAAGAGGGGACCTGAAGGCCCAATTTCCACCCCCTGAGAAGCAGATGGGCCTGGTCTTCACGGACATACCCCGGTCCCTGGACAGCAAGTTCTGGCACCACTCCCACTCGCATCAACTCCACTCAGCCTCTGTTCTGAGCAACCCCCACCACTGCCCTCGGCACTGTCCTCGAGTGGTTTGTGCCACACAACCAGGGAATCCACCATGA